The window ATCCGATGTCCGCACCCCAGTTTGACGCCTCCAGCGATCCTGGCAACTTGAGCCGTGCCGGTGATGCTTCGCAAAATGCCGCTTCTGGCTATCGAAATCGCCCGTTTCTGGGAATCACATTCCTTTGCTGCCAAATCTACGGCCGCATCTACCAGAATTCCGATGCCACCGCCTACGTCGGGCATTGTCCGCGGTGTGCAAAGCAAGTCCAAGTAAAGATCGGTCCCGGCGGCTCGTCGACTCGCTTCTTCAGTGCCGGCTGATGCTTCGAAATGTGGAAGCTTCTAGTCCCCATGCTACTGCCTCTTTCTTCAAATCAAACGGTTGCGTCTTTCCAAGCTGCAGGGAAGCTACCAGAGACGATGGTGCCAATGCAGGGAGCCAATCGCCGTTTCGCAAGGCCCGACACGGACGCTTGCATCTGTTAATCCTGTACCGCCAACACCTTGGTCGATGCCAAGGAACCGATTCGTGGCTTCGATCCTTATCGATGAGTGCCAGCGTCGCAGCGGTTCAACGCGGCAATATCTGCAGCACCTCCTTCACTTTCAGCGTCGTTTTGAAGGTGACTCGCGGCATGCCTAGATCGGGGATCGCTTGGTCAACGCTTTCGCTAATCGCCAACATGATTCTCGCAGTGTGCTGAAACTGTTTTAACCGGATCACTTTCTCGCTCAAATATTCCGGCGTCCAAAATCCGATCACCTCCAGCAGCACTTCGCCGTGCTCGGGGTGGTCCAGCGAGAAGTCGGGGGTGAATACGGTTTGGCCTTGGTGCAGCACCGTGCCTTCGCGACGGAGCTGCCAACCGCCGGTTTGATCCTCTGCCTGCATGGTTTGCCATTGTTGCCAGAACGTTTCTTCGATCTGGCTGTCAAAATCGCTTGGTTGCACTTCACTTCGCAGTCCATCACTGCTGCTTAATCGCAAGGCAAATCGCCGTTTCGCGGGTCCGAGCACGGTCGCTTGCATCCGCCAGTCCTGTGCCGCCAACAATCCTGGCAAGAACCGAGCGAATGCGACGCCGTAGCGACGAGTTTGACGAAGCAGCGACGCTGGTCCGTTGAGTTGAAACACGTAACGATCGCCCTGGCGTGTGATCGAGTGCATCAGTCTGGCCAGTTTGGCGTATCGCAGGATCATTTTGAAATCGTCGCCAGCCCAC of the Novipirellula caenicola genome contains:
- a CDS encoding DUF790 family protein; its protein translation is MLTKEQSIVEYDFSRQRVIPDRLTRSTHGHYPPLAEEMLKIYQDHVGEVRKHLHELVRRLFRGVTDCPAKRISAFCKLLDDASEFHQDKSAAAAKLRQRVFTLAASKHPLVQSRDQLFDHEEANAKAEIAAEIGKSWAEIEASLFADVIEFHRLQKPPENLDAAGLLSRYNVAQTQAALYAATSMTVWAGDDFKMILRYAKLARLMHSITRQGDRYVFQLNGPASLLRQTRRYGVAFARFLPGLLAAQDWRMQATVLGPAKRRFALRLSSSDGLRSEVQPSDFDSQIEETFWQQWQTMQAEDQTGGWQLRREGTVLHQGQTVFTPDFSLDHPEHGEVLLEVIGFWTPEYLSEKVIRLKQFQHTARIMLAISESVDQAIPDLGMPRVTFKTTLKVKEVLQILPR